From Sphingomonas sp. PAMC26645:
CGCAGCAGCAGCTTGTCTGGGCTGCGGCGACCAGCGAAGCTCTCCGCGTTCTGGAGGGCAAGTGGAAGATGGTGATCATCTTCCAACTGTTTGCCGCACGAGCGCCTTTGCGCTTCTCCGAGCTGGAACGACGTGTCGAAGGCGTGAATCAGAAGATGCTTATTCAACAGCTAAAAGAACTGGAAAAGGACGGGATCGTCACCCGGACGATCTATCCTCAAGTTCCGCCCAGGGTCGAATACGCGCTGAGCGAGATCGGCCTGGCACTCGGGCCGTCGATCGAAGCGCTAATCGATTGGACGTTCATGCGACGTAAGGCCGAGACGTCGGCTAAATCGGGGGAACGAGGGTTACTGTAGCTTAGACGGCTGCCAATTCGATTCAAGCACCAAAAGCGGATGGCCGCTTTCCTCTCCCATCACGACATTCGCGAGCGGATAGCCGCCCTCCGAAATCGGTCATTCGCAAAGATTATCCAGCGTCTGAAGTTGGGAAGCGAGGGGATGGGCGTGAGCGTCTGATTGTGGGTCTGCATTAAGATCGCCGCTAGGGATCGAGCACTAAACTATGATCGCGGGCATGCTTAAGCACGAAGCTTGAGCCTTTCGTTCAAGAGTCGGCGGCATCGCCTGTGCGGTAATTCAGCGGCCCGCCAGATACTGCGCCAGCGGATCGATCATCTCCTCGGGGATACGGCGGGCGATGACCGGCATCGTCGACTGCGACTTCCGCGCGTCGACCACCGTCTCGTCACCGCGCCAGTTGCGGAGGCGTTGGGCTATGTAGCTGGCGCGCTGGCCGGCGAGCACGGGGTAGGGCTTGCCGGGGGCGTGGCAGCTCGAGCACGCGGGGAGCTGCACCTTCGGCAACCCCTCGCGGTCGATCCGGGCCGCCGCGGTCGATCCCGATGGCGTGACGCCGCCGATCCCCGGCATCGCCGCGAAGTGGTCGGCGAGACGCTTCATTTCCTCAGGTGTAAGCGTCGCGGCAGCGTTTGCCATCACCGCGCTCTGGCGTTTGCCGGTTGCGTACGCCTCGAGCGCGGCACGGAGATACGCTGGACTCTGCCCACCGAGCACGGGCATGTCGGGCTGGCCTCGACCACGTCCGTCGGCACCGTGACAGCCTGCGCAGGTCGCGATCTTGGCATCGGTGACGCCCGGCACTTCGGTTAGCGAGCGATAGGTCGCAGGTGACATTTCCGGCAGCAGGCGGACGAAGGCGACCATGCGGCGGACTTCGTCGTCGCGGTCCTTGGCCGCCCAACCGGGCATGCCAGTGTATTTGACACCGTGCTTGAGGATCCAGAAGATCTGCTTGTCGGTCCACTCGCGCGCGTTGACCGAGAGGTTGGGGGCAGGGGGCGTCGCGGCCTGCATTACGGGCAGCGGACGAACGCCCGGGGCGCCGTGGCACGAGGCGCAGCTTGCCTTGAACAGCCCTGCGGCACTGACGAGACCCTCTTTAGCCTTGGGATCGTCGGGCGCGGTGACTGCGGCGTAGGTGCGGACCGAGTTGCGCATCGTCCAGTGGAGGAACCAGTCGGTGATCTTCCAGTGGCCCGACGAGGCGGCGATGTTGAATACGCCCGACCACGCGAACAGCAACCCTGCGAGCGCTAGCGCGACGATGGCGGCGGCGGCACGTGCCCAAGTGATCCGGATCGTCATGCGGCTACACCCCGTGTCTTCAACAATCCGCCGAGCATCGCCAGCCCGCCGATGAAATAGCTCGCCGCACCGACCATCAGCATGACGACGCCGCCGAGTTGCTGGTCTTCGAGCGCGTCGAGGCCGTGGGTTGCCGGGTGCATCGCCATCATCGCGTACAACGGTCGCGGGGCAAGGCCGATCAATGCGCCGAGCAAGGTCATGTGCATCGAGGTGAGCAGTAACGCCGCAACGCCGGACGCGCGGCGGTCGGTGGCGCCGCCGAGGCGTGTGCCAAGCACCGCGCTCCAGAGAAGGACGCCGGCAATGAGGAAGCTGGCCTGTTCGATCAGTAGCGCGAGTGGTTGCATGTTGACGCGGAGCCTCAGCGCGGGGAGGTGCCAGAGCCATACGATCACGAGTTCGACAAGCGACATCGCGAGCGGAGTCACCACCGCAGCCCAGCGCTCGGCCGGATCGAAGCGGCTTCCGGCGATCCCGTACGCCAGGAACGGCGCGGCGACGGCGACCGCTATCATGTGACCCGCCATGTGCCCGAGCATCCCGAGCGGCGCCGCGGCGAAGGCCCAGCCGAGCGGGACTAGCACGGCGCCCAGTGCGAGGCTCGCGCGTCTCATCGGCAATCGCCGAACATGATGACCGGCAAGGCCGTGAAGATCACCGCGACGAAGCTCAGCCCCGCCAGCAACCGCGTCGACAGCGCGAGGAAGCGGAGGCGATCGATCGCGGTGCCCTGTTCGTGCGGGGCCGGATCACCCGGCGTCTCCGACTGGACGCGCGCGATATAACCAGCCGCGACGATCCCCAGCAGCGCCACGATCGTCGCGATCAGTGTCGCGAGCGGGAAGCCGGTCAACGCCGTTCCCGGGGTCGGGGATTTCGCGCAGGTCACCGCGACCCACAGATAGCAGAACAGGAAATGCACGGCCCAGATCGTCGGCGGGACGATCAGCGTCCACAGCGTCACCTTCAGGTCGCGGGCCCAATGTTTCTTCATGCGACACCCGGAAACAGGCCGATCGTGCAGAACGTCACGATGCCCGTTAGCGCGAGGAAGTGATGGTACACGGTGATGTTGCGCAGGTCGGCGTCATAGACCGGCGTCATCTTGCCTGCGAGGCTGCGAGCGAGCGTGTAGGCCTGCATGATGACCCCGATCGCAGCGTGGACCGCGGTCCAGATCGCCAGCGTCCAGACGATCGCGGGATAGACGTGGAGTTCGGGATCGAGCCCCGAATACCACGGCCCGGCAAGCCCGGCGAACAGGCTCGCCAGCGTCGCGACGATCCCGACCACCAGTAGCGCACGGCCGGCAGCGACGTTGCCGCGGCGATGCACTTCGCGCGCGCCGACGGTGGCGGCCCAGCCGGTCAGCGTCAGCGCCAGCGCGACCATCGGCCAGAATACGCCTGGCCCGTTGAGCCCGACTCCGCTCGGCGGGAAGTCGTTGTGGATCGTCCAGAAGAAGAAATAGCCGAACACGAGTCCCGAGAACGCGGTCGCGTCCGCCATCATCGTGATGAACATCGCCCACCAGCCCGGCGCCGACGGCCCGGAGGTGTAGAGCGGTACTTCGATGCCGTGTCCGATATGCTTGGTCGGCTTATCGGGAATTTCGGCGGTCCCGGTCCACAGCCACCACAGCACGCAGGCGAGCGTCGCGACGCCGCTGACCGCCGACCAGATATACAGATGGTACGTCGTCAGGATGAACACGCCGGCCAACGCGACCGCTGTCATCATCGGCTTCACGCTCGGCGTACCCAAGCGGATCACCTGGAGGGGGCGAGCATCGAGCACGGTGGTGATGATCGACTCGCGCCGCATCTCCTCCGCGTCAGGCAGGAAGAAGCGGCCCTCGTCGACCTTCTGGACGAAGTTCTTCTGGTCCCAGATAGGATAGCGGCTCTCGATCAGCGGCACTGAGCGGATGCCCCAGTCTTCGTCGTCCGGATGTGCGAGCCACTCCAGCGTGCCGGCGTTCCACGGATTGCGTGGGGCCTTTGGACGACGCGGCGAGAGCGCCAAGTCGATGCAGACGATGAGCACGCCAAGCGCGAACATGTACGATCCGATCGTCGAGGCGAAGTTCAGCCCGCCGATCCCGAGCTCTTCCGGATAGGTGAACACGCGCCGCGGCATCCCGAGCAGGCCGGACAGGTGCATCGGGAAGAACGTCATGTTCATGCCGACGAACATGATCCAGAACGCGATCCGCCCGAGCCTGTCGCTCAGCTTCTTGCCGGTGATCAGCGGCCAGTAATAATAGAGCCCGGCGAACAGCGGCAGCAGCGTGCCGCCGATCAGCACGTAGTGGAGATGCGCGACGATGAAATAGGTGTCGTGCGCCTGCCAGTCGAACGGCGCTACCGCGACCATCACGCCGGTCAGCCCGCCGATCACGAACACCGCCAGGCTCCCGCTCGCATAGAGCAGCGGCGTCGATTTCTTGACGTTGCCCGCCCACAAAGTCGCGATGAACACGAAGATCTGGACGCCGGTCGGGATCGCCACCGCTTCCGACGCCGCTGCGAAGAAGGCGAGGCTGATCTTTGGCAAGCCGGTCGTGAACATGTGGTGGACCCACAGCCCGAAGCTCAGGAACGCGGTGCCGACCGCGGCCAGCACGATCCACGGATAGCCGAGCAGATGCCGCTGCGCGAAGGTCGGGATCAGCATCGCGAACAGCGCGATCGACGGCAGGAAGACGATGTAGACTTCCGGGTGGCCGAAAATCCAGAACAGGTGCTGCCACAGCAGCGGGTCGCCGCCCTTCTCCGCGTTGAAGAACGGCCAGTTCAGCAGCCGTTCCATCTCGAACAGCACGTCGCCGGCGATCAGCGGCGGGAAGGCGAACAGGATCATTACCGCAACGACCAGGATGTACCAAGCGTAGAGCGGCATCAGGTTGAGCCGCATGCCCGGCGGACGGCATTTCAGGACGCCGACGATCAGCTCGACCGCGGCGGCGACCGACGACACCTCGATGAAGCTCAAGCCCAGCATCCAGATATCCGCGCCGAGCCCGCTCAGATCGTTCCGCGTCGTCAGCGGCGGATACATGAACCAGCCGCCATCGGGCGCCGCGTCGAAGAAGATCGAGCCCGACACGAAGACGCCGCCGATCAGGAAACTCCAATAGCCGAACCCCGACAGCCGCGGAAACGGCAGGTCGCGCGCGCCTAGCAGCTGGGGGAGCAGGATGATCGACACCGCCTCGAACATCGGTACCGCGAACAGGAACATCATCATCGAGCCGTGCAGCGTGAACAACTGGTTGAACGTGTTCGCCGTGACGAGGTCGTTGTTCGGCACCGCCAGCTGCGTGCGCATGATCAGCGCGAGCACGCCCGCGAACAGCATGAACCCGAACGCGGTCAGCGTGTACCACACGCCGATCCGGTTGTTGTTGACGTCGGTCCAGCGGAAGAACCAGCCGGTGGGCGGCTTCCACACCTCGCGCAAACGATCTTCCTGGCCCTTGCGGACCGCGGGATCGTTCTGGTCGGGCGCGATATACTGGGTGCTCTCGGTGGTCATTTGAGCCCCTGAAGGTAGCTTGCGATCTGGTCGGCTTCGGCGGTCGACATCTGCGGGAAGGCCGGCATCCGCACGCCCGGCTTGGTCTTGCCGGGATCGCGCACGAAGCCGGCGATGTTGGCGTGGGTCATCGGTAGGACACCCGCAGCGAGTGTCGGGCGCGCCCCGAAGTGCGTCAGGTCGGGGCCGATCTTCGCGACCGGGCCGACGCCGCGAACGCTGTGGCACCCGCTACAGCCGTAACTCGCGAAGACGCGCGCGCCCGGCGACGCGGTAACTACGGCGGGCTTACGCTGCTCGGCGAGCCAGCGCTCGAACGCGGCAGGCTCCATCGCGATCACGTCGAACGCCATCAGCGCATGGCCGAGCCCGCAGAACTCCGCGCAGACGCCGCGGTACGTCCCCGCCTTGGTCGCGCGAACGACGAGGCGGTTGGTGCGGCCGGGGATCATGTCCATCTTGCCGGCGAGACCGGGGACCCAAAAGCTGTGGATGACGTCCGGGCTGCGGAGCGACAGTTCGACGGTACGACCGACGGGTAGGCGAAGTTCGTTCGCGGTCTCGACCACCGATCCGCCCGGCGGCGCATAGCGGACGCGCCACCAGAACTGCTCGCCCTCGACACCGATGCGCAGGTCGCTATTTGCCACCTCGCGCGGGCGCATCGCGGGCAGGGCGTAGAGCAGCAGGCCCAGCAGCAGGATAGAAGGACCGATGCCGCCGAGCCACAGCACCAGCTTCATCCCGCCCTTGTGCGTCAGCCGACCCTCCGGCGCGCGCATCGCGTGGCGCATCAGCAACGCGAGCCCGCCAGCGAGAACGATTGCGCCGATGACCAGAACGATGGTGATCGAGAGGACCTTGTCCGCCTCCTCGCCGAACGGCGCGAGCGTCGACTGGTGCCGGTTGCACGCCGCCAACAGCGGCAGGCACGCGCCCACGGAAAGAAAAATAGCCTTCCGCATCATCACCTTGCCACCCTTTAGAAGGGCGTCCCCTAGACGGAAGGGCGGGGGGGCGTAAACCCAAAATGACAGAAATGTCATGTAGGCCTGTCAGCTTGGGCGATCGTGTAGGCATGCCCGACCTAGACGTTCGGTTCGTGCCGCCGGAGTAGCCGAGCAAAAAAGGTCGGCTGGCGATAGTCCGTCCGGCTTTCAGCGACGAGCCGGCGGCGCCGGCCGCTGAACGGCAACGTTAGCGGCCTTACTTCCCCGCAAATGTCGACGTGTTCGCGGCTTGCGGTAACCAGCGGCGTGCCGCCGCGTTCTAGCGCTTGCTCCAGTTTATCAGAATAGTGCCTTGCCGGGCGTGATCTATTTAGTCTGAACGTCGCTATGTGGGGCCGTGCGGCCATCCTAAAACTCCGCTGGCGAGGAACCCCGGAAGCAATAAGGCAGGGCGTGTTCGCCCACTTGCTATCATTCCAATTGACCCGCTACGTTAGTGAAATGGCATTGCATCCTGATGTCGCTCGGCTTGCTGAAACACTTGAAGCCATGACGATATTGCTGAAGCTGCACGGTGACAACGGATGGGCCGAGCAGATCGAGCGGTGTAGATCGAGTATCGCGCAATCCGACTATCACGGCGTCGACCGGCTTTTGTGCCTCTACGGTGGAATGGGATCGCTGAACGACGTGATTCTGCAATCCGGTGGAGTTGCCCCGGGAGAAGACAACGAGCGGTTTGACGCGCTTCGAACCGATGCTTGGAAAAAGACGAATGCACTGGCGCGCGACGGAGCGCGCGGGAACGGCAGCTGACTTTGCATTCATGTGATTCTGGTCGACCGAAACTAGCGTTGACGCGGAAGTCGTCACCGCAGGAGATAGTCCTTGCGGTGCTGCCGATTGATGGCTGCGGCTGGTCTGGCACGTCACGCAAATCTACGGTGCAGCAAGCGCACGACGCTGACCTTCGGGGATGTCGTCGCCGCAGACTGCGCAGTTTCAGGCATCGGATATGTTCTAAGACGCGCGGTGGGTTGCCCGCGGCGCGCCGATCGGCAACTAATGCTAAAATATGACGTAAAAGCCAGATAGATTCATTATTGATCGATCCACTATACACTAGGACTAAGCGTTTAGCTGGTCCTGACGCGTAGATTCGAGCGATACTGTGGTTACCAGCGGGACTCGAACCTTTCTGAACGAGCATAAGAAGCGTTCCTGCTATTGGACGAGCAGGGTCTGATAGAGTTGCGCATAGGCACCGAGGATCGTGTCATGGTCATAGTCGCGGCGCACCCGTTCGCGCATCGTTTCGCCCATCGCTAAACGCATCGCGGGATCGCCGGCAATCGCTAAGATCCCCGCCGCGGTCGCTGCCGGGTTGACCAGCGGCGTGACGATGCCGCCATGTCCTGAGTCCGCGCCGCCGCGGCCCTCGATCATCTCGCGGCAACTGCCGACATCGGGCGCGACCACCGGGATCCCGCACGCGCCGCCTTCCAGGATAACCAGTGGCTGTGCCTCCGACAGGCTGGTGAGCACGAGCAGGTCGATCTTCGCCATCCAGTCCTCGATCCGCACGCGTCCGGCAAAGCGGAAGACCGGCGTCAGCGCCAGATCCTCGACCAGCCGCGTGCATTCCGCGGCATATTCCGGGTCCTCGTCCTCCGGGCCGAGCACGACGAAGCGAATGTCGGGGCGTTCTGCATGCGCGATCGCGGCGGCGCGGATGAAGGTCTTAACGTCCTTGATAGGAACGACGCGGCCGAGCAATGCGACCAGCGGATGCGCCGGATCGCGCTGGTCCGGGAGTGCGGCAAACCGTTTCGAATCGATGCCGTTCGGAATAACGCGGACACGGTCGGCGGCAGCCCCCAGCCGGCGCTGGACCGCTGTATTCTCGCCGTACAGCGCGACGATCGGATCGCAGTTGTCGTAGCAGGCGGTCGCATAGCTGGTGAACGCGCGCACCCACAGATCGCGTAAGTCGCGGACGCTGCGTTCCAGCTCGAGCCCGGTATCGACCTGATCGCCGATCCAGTCGGCCATCATCACTTCGATCTGACGTTCGAGCAGGTAAATGCCATGCTCGGTAATGAACGCCGGGCGCCCGGTCTGGCGCGCGGCGCGGGCGGCGAGCAGGCCGGCAAAACCGGTCGAAATCGTGTGGTAGGCGCGGGCGCGGGGCAGGGGCGTCGTCAGTACAGCAAGCAGCCCGCCCAGCAGCACGCGCATCGCCCAGAAATAATGATGGAACGACGCCTTGGGCAACATCGCTTGGTAATGGCGCTTCAGCCGCGCAAACACTGCGGGGTGCGACAGGATGTCGCCGGGCGCGAGCGGCCGGGCGTTGCCGCCGATCAGGTCGATGAGCGTCGTGAGCCACTCCGCGCCACCGGTCGCGACGAATGCAACCAGCGCATCGGCGATCGGTACTGCTACCCGGTCGGGGATCGCGCGGGGTACGGCAGGCTCGGGCGCCAAACCGATCTCGACTACCGCGACGACGTTGGGCGGCGGCGTCAGCTGGAACGGGAGGAGTCCGGCGCCCGGCTTAATCGCGGCGATTACGAACCGGACGTCGGGCAGGTGGGTGATAAGATCCTGCAACCAGCCGGAGACCCCGCCGATCACATAGGGATAGGCGCCCTCGACGATCAGGCAGATGTCCGCCTCCGGTATATCGATCGACGTTTGCCCGGACCGTTCGGCGAGCCCCGCAAGCCGGATCACGCCGTAGCCCCCGTCAGCCACCAGTTCGCCAGCGTCTTCGCGCTGCGGTCGCCTGTGTCGATGGGAGGATCGGGCCGTTCCGACGACGCCTCGATCGCAGCCGCCATGCGGTCGATCGCGTCATAATCGCCGGCCGCCCACAATGCCTCCATCGTCAGCGCGTCGCGCGTCGCCGAACGCGGATCAACTGCCCCGTGAGATATCGCGGCGGTCATCGTCGCGACCGCATCTTCACGGAGGTGTAGACGTTGGGAATCGGAGAGCAGCACGTCCGAGCGTGCGTGGTCCGCCAGCAACTTTGCCAAGCTCGTTGCTGCGTCAGGAGCGACCCCATCGGCAACGCGCGCCGACAGCCGCGCTCGCGCCAGCACGAGGTTCTCCGCGACCCGCGCCGATGCGGCCGCCGCCAGCGCGCGGATGGTCTGGTCACCATCGGTCAGCGCCAATGCAATGAGCGGCGACAGCGCCGGCTCGAACGATCGCACCACGGTTTCCAACGCACGCCGCCGCTCGGCGACCCCACCGTGACGCATGATCGTGACCAGTGAACTCAGCGTATCGGGCGTCGCATGATGAACCCGCCCGTCGAGCATCCGCGCAACGGCAAGACGCGCGCCGCGCTGGGTCGAATGCCCTGCTACCGGACCGAACATCTCGTCGTCGCTGCGTTGTACCGAGGGCCGAAATATGCGCGTGAGGGGAAGTGCGGCGAGCAGACCGAGCGGCCCCAGCACGCCGAGCATGGCGGGGGCGAAACCGGTTGCCGTGTCATGGCGCAACCACGTGACTAACCCGATTGCGCTCGATGCCGCATGGACTGCGAGGGCCGAGCCGACCGCAATACCGGCCATCCAGCAGGCGGTGAGGATGGTCATCTCCAGAACCGCGAGCGCGATCAGGCGGCGGATCATGCGACCAGCCCGGCGGATCGCAAAGGCCGCTGCGTTGTGGCGAGCGTATCGGCGAGCAGCGGCGTCAGCCACGCGGCGATCTCCGCAAGTTCGGCGGTACGGCTGGCGTTGAGTGTCTCGAACGGCAGCGCGTGGAGGACCAAACAGCCGACGATTTCGCCCGTATCCGGATCCGGCAAGGCAATCGCGGCGACGCCGATCCTGTCGAGCACGCGGCGATCGGTGCGCTTTGCGACATGCAAGAGACCGTGGTGTCGTTCGACCCGCTCCAGCAGCGACACGGGCAACACGTCGCGCCGCCCTGCGGTGACCGGCCCGCGGACCCACGCGCGTGCCTCGTCGCCAGTAACGCGGTAGCAGGTGAAATCTGGGGTCCGAGCGGCCAGAGCGATCAACTCGCCAATCGCGCCGCGCCGCACAGCCGGTTCCTGCGAGCAAAGTCGTGTCGCGGTCTCGATCGCATGGCCGACGGTATGCGCTTCCGTCGCGATCTGGACCTGCAACTGGCGATTGGTCTGCGACAGCGTCGCGAACGCGTCGGTCAGCCGTGCCAGGTTGCGCGTCGCAACACGGCCGCGCTTTTCCAGCCGATCGTGACGCCCGGTCCGCATGATCGTCACTTCGCCGATGATCCCCGCGGCGACGAACCACATCAACGGCTGAAGCGAGAGATGGAACAGATGGTCGAGATAGTCGCGTTCGCCTGCGCTGTCCTGCACATGTGCGAGCCACAATCCCGATGCGACGGCCGCGGCGAGGACGCCAGGGCCCGTGCCGTAGGCGAGCGCCATCATCAGCACCGGCACCCAATACGGGTTGGGATGGACGTGCGCGAAGCCGGATCCGCCGGTCAGCCACCAGTCGAGCACGATCAGCGCGGCGAACGCGATGGCGATCTCTGCGGCGATCCTCGCGGAGCGTCGCCATCTGGTGTGCCACTTGGCCGCCTGTTCGTCGTGAGTCACTGCGTATCCCCAAGGCTGCGTGTCAGCAGCGCCCGTGCGTAAAGTTGGCGACCCGAAAAGCCTGGGCGTGCGATCGACGTGATGCCACCGCTGCCCTCGACCCGCCACGCGACGCCGATCGGGGCCGCGATGCCGAGGCTGGCGGTCGGACCGTCGCCACCGAACCTATCGACGGTCCAGCCTGCCAGTGCGGTCATCTGCACCGTACCGAGCGCGCCGCTGAGCAGGCCCTGGACGGTATGGTTCTCGCGCGTGGCGAGTGGGATGATGGCCAGGCTGTCCGCGCCGAGCTGCATGCGCTCAACATATTCCGCCTCGAACCGATAGGTCAGGCCGAGCGCGGGAAACTGGCGACGAATGAGATAATCGACCCCGCCGCTCGCGACGATGGTGTCGCTCGCGCCGCCGCTCCCGGCGAGCCCGTAGCGGTTGGCGCCGATATCGCCTTGCACGACGAGGCCCGGAGTCAGGCGATAGGTAACCCCGAGCAGGGCGCGTGACAGATACCCGCCTGCCAGAACCTGCGCCGGCGTCGAGTAATCGGGCATGTGCCGGGTCAACGTGACGCGAAACTGAGCATTGGCGGACCCGGCGACGGCCTTCGCACCGCCTCCGGTGACGCCGTCGTCGAGCGCGGCGGACGCGAGCAGCTGGACGCGGACCGCGCCGTCGAACGCGGCGGCCAGCGAGGCATCGACCACGGTATCGCCGGTTCGCACGGTCTGCGCGTCCGTGCCGAATCTGCTGACGACATGGCGGAGGCCACCACCGGCGACGAGGGTGTCGCCCACCGCCGCGTCGATCCTTGTGGCGAACTCCGCCTGCGACAGGTCGCTGCCGTCGCGCGCGGTGACGCCGATGCTGGCTGTCCCCGATGCGGCAGCGATCGCGCGCCGTGCAGTCAGGTCGTCGGCGGCGAGCGCACGGTAGTCACGTGCCGCCCCGCGCACGTCACCGTCGGCCAGCCGCGTGTCGGCGAGCATGCGCGCCGCGCGTGGGTCGGTCGGATAGCGTTTCGCCAATTGCGTCGCGGCGCGTCGTGCCGGCCCCGGATATCCGGCTGCGGCATCCGCCTCGATCGCGGTAAGCGCGGCATCGGATGCGGTATCGTCGCCAGTCTCGGCGAGCGGTTCGGTCGAGTACGGCGGTGAGAAGGTTACCGCGACCGTTGCGCCCGCCTGCCGCCACGTCATCGACCAGCCGGCGGCGGGACGTAGGACGAGGCTGTCGTCGTTCCAGCGAAGATCGCCGATCGCATCGCCCGCCGCCTCGCGGAACGCGGCGATCCGGTCGGCGCTCATCGGCTGATCGAACCGCGCGACCAGCTCTCCATCGCGGTCTTCGATCCGGACGACGGCTTGGTCGGGCCAGGCGATCACGGACTCGGGCACCACGACCCGGCTATCCGCGAAAACGCTATGGGGGACAGTCAGCGCCGGCGCGTCCGTCAGGCAGAGGAGCAGCGCGATCATTGCGCCAACACCGCTCGCGCGCGGCCCGGTTGCCCCTGCGCGATCAGCAGGCGGGCATGCAACGCGGCGAGCGATCGGTCGCGCGGGGTCTCGGCGCGCAGCGTCTCGACCAGCGCGACGGCCTCGGCCCGACGACCGAGCTTTTCCAGAATTTCCGCGCGAGCCTTGCTGGCGGCCGGCGTTTGAGCGAGCGCGCGGTTTAGCCAAGGCCGTGCCGCACGCTCTCCCCCGACCCGAGCCTGCACGTCGGCCATCAGCCGCAGCGCCGGGAGGTCGGTCGGATCGCTCGCCAGATGCTGGTCGAGCCACTTCACCGCACCCTTGCCATCGCCCGCGTTCCACGCCGTCCAGGCAAGGTCGAGCTGATCCCGCGGCGCCGCGACCCCGGCTGCAACGCGCCGTTTCGCGATCGCCGCCGCTTGTGCCGGGTCTACCTTCGTGGGGGCTGCGGCGGACAGCGCGGCGACCTGCGCCGGATCGAGCGAGCGGCCGTCGAGCAACGACGCCAGCAGCGCACGACCGGCGGTATCATTGCCAGCCGCGCGGGCCAGCGACAGCCGCATCAGCATCACGTCGGTCTGGCTCGCAAGCGGATGCCGCGACAGGAACGCTAGCGCCTCGCCCGGTCGATCGCGCTCGGCATAGCGCGTCAGCCAGGCGCGCTGCTGGTCCGCGATGCCCTGCAAACTTTGCTGTTTGAGCCAGGCGAGATCGTCGGCCCCCGGGCGCGGCCCCATCAGGTACAGGAGGCGCTGTGCTACCGGTGCGGTCGGCGCCATTCCGGTCGCCGCCCGTCGCAGTACCGCCATCGCATCGCCGCGGTAACCCGTTGCAAGCAGCCGTTCCGCCTCCCGCTCGAGTTGCGCGCCCGGCGCTGCGGCATGCGCTAGCATTTCGGTACGCAGGCCATCTCGGTCGCCTGCCTCGGTCAGGATCGCCTCGCGCGCGGTCGCCCGCTGCTCGACCGGCAGATAGTCGGCCGCTCTCAGCCCTGCCGCGGTATCCTTCGCGCGCGCCGCGACACGGATCGCTAGCCAGGGATCCGCCGCCCGCCAGTTCGCGGTCGTCGCCTTGTCGAGCAGCGCGATCAGGTCAGTGCGCTCGGCCTTGTCGGCGCGCCGGGCCAGATCGAGCGACAGCGCGGCATCGGGCGGCGGGATGACGTGGTTCGCCGCTGCTACGATCACGAGGTCGGGCCGATCGATCGCATAGGCCGCCGCAACGATATCCGCAGCCGCCACCGCCCCGCGCGTCTGCGCCGCCCGCGCGACGAGCGCGGCCGCATCC
This genomic window contains:
- the pelF gene encoding GT4 family glycosyltransferase PelF; translation: MADGGYGVIRLAGLAERSGQTSIDIPEADICLIVEGAYPYVIGGVSGWLQDLITHLPDVRFVIAAIKPGAGLLPFQLTPPPNVVAVVEIGLAPEPAVPRAIPDRVAVPIADALVAFVATGGAEWLTTLIDLIGGNARPLAPGDILSHPAVFARLKRHYQAMLPKASFHHYFWAMRVLLGGLLAVLTTPLPRARAYHTISTGFAGLLAARAARQTGRPAFITEHGIYLLERQIEVMMADWIGDQVDTGLELERSVRDLRDLWVRAFTSYATACYDNCDPIVALYGENTAVQRRLGAAADRVRVIPNGIDSKRFAALPDQRDPAHPLVALLGRVVPIKDVKTFIRAAAIAHAERPDIRFVVLGPEDEDPEYAAECTRLVEDLALTPVFRFAGRVRIEDWMAKIDLLVLTSLSEAQPLVILEGGACGIPVVAPDVGSCREMIEGRGGADSGHGGIVTPLVNPAATAAGILAIAGDPAMRLAMGETMRERVRRDYDHDTILGAYAQLYQTLLVQ